CCGCGCTGGCGGGGTTTGCCGGAGTGCTGGGCACCTTTTTCTGGGCGGAAAAGGTTTTCAGCCGCCGCGCCGCGCTTCTGTCGGCGGGTGTGCTGATGAGTTCGGCGGGCTATTTCGCCTGGTCTCAGATCCCGGAACTGGACATGCTTTTTTCGTTTTTTCTGTGCGCCGGGCTGGCGCTGTTTTATCTTGCCTTCGAGCTTAAGGTGCGGCCCCGGCTGCTGATGCATCTGGGCTATCTGGCGCTGGCGGCGGCGTGTCTGGTTAAAGGGCTGGCGGGCTGGGTGTTTCCGTTTGTGATTGTGCTGGCTTACCTTACTCTCACACGCCAGTGGCGGCGATGGAAAGAATTTTATCCGGTTTCCGGCATTCCGCTTTCGGTTTTAGCCGCCGGCTGGTGGTTCGCGGCGGTTGACCGCAGGGAGCCGGATTTTTTCAATTTCTTTTTCGTGGGAGAGCATTTGCAGCGGTTCGCGACCACAAAACATTCCCGGACCGGGCGGCTGTGGTATTTTATCCCGGTGGTGCTGGGCATGCTGTTTCCGTGGACGGCCGCGCTTGTCCCCGCAGTAAAACGGCTGATAAAGGAAGGCTGTTTCAAACTGGCTTCGCCTGCGGCGAAGCCGTTTATCTATCTGGCATTATGGGCGGGTTCGATTTTCACGGTGTTTTCGATTTCCAGCTCCAAGCGGCCGCCGTACATGGTGCCGCTGCTGCCGCCTCTAGCTGTTTTTATCGGCTGGTGGTTTGACCGGGTGTGGAGTGAAAAGGAAGGTTTGTCCGGCTGGTTCGCCGTGCCCTATGCTTTG
The Elusimicrobiaceae bacterium DNA segment above includes these coding regions:
- a CDS encoding glycosyltransferase family 39 protein, which encodes MASDKKDTSPLLFSRWTENRFFWILTGLCALLYFAFLGARGLWDPGESRYGDLSREMLDTGNWLVPHLNYSLYFEKPPLGYWLNALAMRIFGINETGVRFTTALAGFAGVLGTFFWAEKVFSRRAALLSAGVLMSSAGYFAWSQIPELDMLFSFFLCAGLALFYLAFELKVRPRLLMHLGYLALAAACLVKGLAGWVFPFVIVLAYLTLTRQWRRWKEFYPVSGIPLSVLAAGWWFAAVDRREPDFFNFFFVGEHLQRFATTKHSRTGRLWYFIPVVLGMLFPWTAALVPAVKRLIKEGCFKLASPAAKPFIYLALWAGSIFTVFSISSSKRPPYMVPLLPPLAVFIGWWFDRVWSEKEGLSGWFAVPYALLAGLTAAALFAAPRLLPYFDPAGLPDVAVPAFALLAAAGLALYYARKGNTP